A single region of the Oenococcus kitaharae DSM 17330 genome encodes:
- a CDS encoding MurR/RpiR family transcriptional regulator: MTEIKNLTSSEASAYNYIISHLVDIPALTIRELSKRSNVSPTTILRCINKIGYQSFQEFKFTLSQVYAATKINGKNFDLISEAKEFFNDKLVDRFKNEMASAKKILLPSKFIIFFGIGTSGVLAEYGAREFSNFGFNAHFSNDPFFPFRFGSLANSVTGIVLSVSGETKESVAQTQKLREQNSKIISITNNSSNSIAKLSDVNFAYQAKSEMIGPDLNVTTQVPVVFILEALIRELISTSDDQS, translated from the coding sequence ATGACAGAAATTAAAAACCTGACTTCATCTGAAGCTTCAGCATACAACTACATCATTTCTCATTTGGTTGATATTCCAGCTCTAACGATTAGAGAATTATCCAAAAGGAGCAACGTTTCCCCGACAACGATTCTCAGATGTATTAACAAAATCGGTTATCAAAGTTTTCAGGAATTCAAATTTACACTTTCACAAGTGTATGCGGCAACTAAGATAAACGGCAAAAATTTTGATTTAATTTCAGAAGCCAAAGAGTTTTTTAATGATAAATTAGTCGATCGATTCAAAAATGAAATGGCATCAGCCAAAAAAATTCTCTTACCAAGCAAGTTCATCATCTTCTTCGGTATCGGCACTTCCGGTGTGCTTGCAGAATATGGTGCGAGGGAATTTTCAAATTTCGGATTCAACGCACACTTTAGCAACGACCCTTTTTTTCCTTTTCGTTTTGGCAGTTTGGCCAATTCTGTGACTGGAATTGTTCTTTCAGTAAGCGGCGAAACAAAAGAAAGTGTCGCCCAGACTCAAAAACTGCGGGAACAAAACTCAAAAATTATCAGTATTACCAACAACAGCAGTAACAGTATTGCTAAATTATCTGATGTGAACTTTGCCTACCAGGCTAAATCTGAGATGATTGGACCTGATTTAAACGTCACGACCCAAGTACCAGTCGTTTTCATATTGGAAGCCTTGATTCGTGAATTAATTTCAACTTCTGATGATCAAAGTTGA
- a CDS encoding PTS transporter subunit EIIC, whose protein sequence is MKFVNTKAITALKDGMIVSLPFIMVGSVFLLLSSFPYTPIANWMTSTGLSAYFTQAYNASFGIVSVFAVTGIAYVWVKNEGYEPLPAGLTAFVSFILVMHPTTAVMNGTKTVISASPAPTLLGGFIDRTWLGGQGMIAAIIVGMITGWIYSWFIKHKITIKLPEQVPPAVSASFVALIPAFVIVVGWLLVYILFDAAANETMTQWIYHVVQIPLQGLTDSFGGVLGVALLIPFFWFFGVHGAIIVSGIMSPILQANALSNAAIF, encoded by the coding sequence ATGAAATTTGTGAATACTAAAGCGATCACGGCCTTAAAAGACGGTATGATCGTCAGTTTGCCATTCATCATGGTTGGGTCGGTCTTCCTGCTGCTGAGTTCATTTCCATATACACCAATTGCAAATTGGATGACATCCACAGGCCTATCGGCATATTTTACGCAGGCATATAATGCTTCGTTTGGTATCGTTTCTGTTTTTGCAGTTACCGGTATTGCTTATGTTTGGGTTAAAAATGAAGGATATGAACCACTTCCTGCTGGTTTGACTGCCTTCGTGAGTTTTATTCTTGTTATGCACCCGACCACTGCTGTTATGAATGGTACTAAAACCGTCATTTCAGCTAGTCCAGCACCAACGCTGCTTGGTGGTTTCATTGATCGAACATGGCTTGGCGGTCAGGGTATGATTGCCGCTATTATTGTTGGTATGATTACTGGTTGGATTTATTCTTGGTTTATCAAGCATAAGATTACAATCAAGCTGCCGGAGCAAGTTCCGCCAGCTGTATCTGCTTCATTTGTTGCTTTAATTCCGGCTTTTGTCATTGTTGTTGGCTGGCTGCTGGTTTATATTCTGTTTGATGCAGCAGCAAATGAAACCATGACACAGTGGATTTACCATGTGGTTCAGATTCCTCTGCAAGGCTTGACTGACAGCTTCGGTGGCGTGTTGGGTGTTGCACTTTTGATACCTTTCTTCTGGTTCTTTGGTGTTCACGGTGCCATTATTGTTAGTGGTATTATGTCACCAATTCTGCAAGCTAATGCACTTTCAAACGCTGCTATTTTTTAA
- a CDS encoding PTS transporter subunit EIIC, with the protein MHFQTLLFFKADGVVTAANGGHIFIQPLLDQFGTVTGSGMTLGLVIFMSFFARSAQMKSIGKLSLVPGAFNINEPTLFGLPIVLNPLLALPFILMPALSMCATYVLIQIHVLPYLTGVMVPWTTPPIISGFLVGGWQMAIWQAIVIAASFFVYFPLARRYDKILYQQEQAKEQEILSK; encoded by the coding sequence ATGCACTTTCAAACGCTGCTATTTTTTAAAGCTGATGGTGTTGTAACTGCTGCTAATGGCGGCCATATCTTCATTCAGCCTCTGCTTGATCAATTCGGTACGGTTACCGGTTCTGGTATGACTCTTGGACTAGTAATCTTCATGTCATTCTTTGCACGTTCTGCTCAAATGAAGAGTATCGGAAAACTATCCCTAGTACCGGGAGCCTTTAATATCAATGAACCGACACTGTTTGGATTGCCAATCGTGCTTAATCCTTTGCTGGCATTGCCGTTTATTTTGATGCCAGCTCTGTCGATGTGTGCCACATATGTCTTAATTCAGATTCATGTGCTGCCTTATTTGACCGGTGTTATGGTTCCCTGGACAACGCCGCCGATCATCTCAGGATTCTTGGTTGGCGGTTGGCAGATGGCAATTTGGCAAGCAATTGTTATAGCTGCTTCATTCTTTGTCTACTTCCCATTGGCACGTCGTTACGATAAGATTCTTTATCAGCAAGAGCAGGCAAAAGAACAAGAAATCTTAAGCAAATAA
- a CDS encoding 6-phospho-beta-glucosidase: MENSKTFSLNDHFLWGGAVAAHQLEGAWNVDGKGISIADVMTQGANGVERKITDGVLDGENYPNHEAIDFYHLYPEDIKLFAEMGFKCFRTSIAWSRIFPQGDEDLPNEAGLKFYDDLFDTCLKYGIKPVITLSHFEMPYHLVQVYGGWRNRKMIGFFTKFARVVFERYKDKVEYWMTFNEINNQTSYDMTFSLFTNSGILAKTGEDPEKLMYQAGHYETVASALAVQIGHQINPNFKIGAMIAMIPIYPASSKPADIFKAEKAMQIRYWFADVQVNGRYPDWLVKYQQNHHFDLDITLADLDVLKSGPVDYLGFSYYMSASVAASESDEPEYGYKENHKFVKNPYLAASDWGWQIDPQGLRYAMNWLNDRYHLPQFIVENGLGAIDQLEDDQTIHDAYRIDYLREHIRQMELAVAYDGINLIGYTPWGCIDLVSAGTGQMDKRYGFIYVDKNDAGHSTLKRYKKDSFYWYKKVIQSNGRDLD; this comes from the coding sequence TTGGAAAATAGTAAGACTTTTTCGTTAAATGATCATTTTTTGTGGGGTGGCGCGGTCGCTGCGCACCAACTTGAAGGTGCTTGGAATGTCGATGGCAAAGGCATTAGTATTGCCGATGTGATGACGCAAGGCGCTAATGGTGTTGAAAGAAAAATCACTGATGGCGTGTTGGATGGTGAAAATTATCCAAACCATGAAGCGATTGATTTCTACCACCTCTATCCTGAAGATATTAAGCTGTTTGCGGAAATGGGATTTAAATGCTTTAGAACCTCTATTGCATGGTCAAGAATTTTTCCGCAGGGTGATGAGGATCTGCCCAACGAAGCTGGTTTGAAATTTTACGATGACTTGTTCGATACTTGTTTGAAATACGGTATCAAGCCTGTGATTACTTTGTCCCATTTTGAAATGCCCTACCACTTGGTCCAAGTATATGGTGGATGGCGTAATCGCAAAATGATCGGTTTTTTCACCAAATTTGCCAGAGTTGTGTTTGAAAGATATAAGGACAAGGTCGAATATTGGATGACCTTTAATGAAATCAATAATCAGACTTCATATGATATGACCTTTTCTCTTTTTACAAATTCAGGAATTCTGGCAAAAACAGGGGAAGATCCAGAAAAATTAATGTATCAAGCTGGCCACTATGAAACGGTTGCTAGTGCTTTAGCTGTTCAGATTGGCCACCAAATTAATCCTAATTTTAAAATTGGTGCCATGATCGCTATGATTCCAATTTATCCGGCAAGTTCTAAGCCGGCAGATATTTTCAAAGCCGAAAAGGCCATGCAGATCAGATATTGGTTTGCCGACGTGCAGGTCAATGGCAGGTATCCTGATTGGTTAGTTAAATATCAGCAGAATCATCATTTTGATCTGGATATTACGTTGGCAGACTTAGATGTATTGAAATCGGGTCCAGTTGACTATTTGGGTTTCAGTTATTATATGTCCGCGTCTGTTGCTGCCTCTGAAAGCGATGAACCGGAATACGGGTATAAAGAAAATCACAAATTTGTGAAAAATCCGTACTTAGCTGCTTCGGATTGGGGCTGGCAGATTGACCCGCAAGGCTTGCGTTATGCCATGAATTGGTTAAACGATCGTTATCACCTGCCGCAATTTATTGTGGAGAATGGTTTAGGTGCAATTGACCAACTCGAAGATGATCAAACAATCCATGATGCATATAGGATTGATTATCTGAGGGAGCACATCCGACAGATGGAACTAGCTGTGGCTTACGATGGGATTAATTTGATCGGTTATACCCCTTGGGGTTGTATCGATCTTGTCTCTGCCGGCACCGGACAAATGGATAAACGCTATGGATTCATTTATGTCGATAAAAACGATGCTGGTCATTCTACTTTAAAAAGATATAAAAAAGATTCATTCTATTGGTACAAAAAAGTAATCCAATCCAATGGTCGGGATCTGGACTAG
- a CDS encoding PTS sugar transporter subunit IIB — protein sequence MLVCAAGMSTSLLVSKMQKAAAEDHEDVTIFATAASDAQSKIESEHPDILMLGPQVNYLFSSFKERETIPVEVINMQDYGMMNGRKVLEQALKDMT from the coding sequence ATGCTTGTTTGCGCGGCCGGCATGTCAACCAGCCTTCTGGTTAGCAAGATGCAAAAAGCCGCTGCAGAAGATCACGAAGATGTCACTATTTTCGCTACAGCCGCCTCGGATGCTCAATCGAAGATCGAGAGTGAACATCCCGATATTTTAATGCTGGGACCTCAGGTCAATTATCTGTTCAGCAGTTTTAAAGAAAGAGAAACGATTCCTGTCGAGGTCATCAATATGCAGGATTACGGCATGATGAACGGCCGCAAAGTCTTAGAACAAGCACTAAAGGACATGACTTGA
- a CDS encoding matrixin family metalloprotease: MRQRLAKNLQLVLSLIAILLLLAASFTFVLYIRRPALRDSVMTTQIPRNKKVLINLSQTHYAPEARKAMSLWNKALKRHLFHEFDQSQATITLYDLSNQQFSKINRDVGYGEHILAATGQGGIYLNRDFMQQVDDQPYIIPVIEHELGHVIGLKHINGDALMNASMQSTAFISQYDVQVANYILKRIH, encoded by the coding sequence ATGCGTCAACGGCTAGCAAAAAATCTTCAGCTAGTACTCTCACTGATTGCTATCCTACTACTGCTGGCCGCCAGCTTCACTTTTGTTCTTTATATTCGGCGCCCAGCTCTCAGGGACTCTGTCATGACCACTCAAATTCCGCGCAATAAAAAAGTGCTGATCAATTTAAGCCAGACCCACTATGCGCCTGAAGCAAGAAAAGCAATGTCCTTATGGAACAAAGCACTAAAACGTCATTTGTTTCATGAATTTGATCAGTCACAGGCTACGATTACACTCTATGACTTGTCGAATCAGCAATTCTCTAAAATTAATAGAGACGTCGGCTATGGTGAACACATCTTAGCTGCCACCGGTCAAGGAGGTATTTATCTCAATCGTGATTTTATGCAGCAAGTGGACGACCAACCATACATCATACCGGTAATCGAACATGAATTGGGTCACGTCATCGGATTAAAGCACATCAACGGTGATGCACTCATGAACGCCTCGATGCAGTCAACGGCTTTTATTAGTCAATATGATGTGCAAGTCGCCAATTACATATTAAAGAGAATTCATTAA
- a CDS encoding ABC transporter ATP-binding protein: protein MAEKHLTYSLWNNLHWWWGIMRQERPWIKWTLVGYICLTAIVSVISVIIPAWLVSLLASRAHFANYATVALAMAAALAGTVVAQNLCLSYGRDLSGAVRSRVLLQMHSRVLSVPYQQLIEPSTEKLYHEASTNGTSWTMAGAQAIFFGLEGVLADSITLLIFVLTLSAFTPWLFVLVLLAAVASYFALQWFRAWYDKHKNIWAADEKQQDYLERTGYASENGKDVRLYHVQSWYHAHLNKLIHDRMQWQRRSSRREMVSRMIGEVAGLVRDAAAYSYLIAAVLAKTLTLGQFTLLFSVTNQFVTLTNQLLEDMHILQKASIDLQDVRRFLDTAKEKNLPQLSAAMAKQLSKRPITISFDHVNFTYPEADKATLQDVSFTMHAGEKLALVGVNGAGKSTIVKLMIGLFTPGSGRITINGLNAAMIPLQDRYDLFAPVFQETTLIAASVANNIALTSTPDSARVQTALATAGLTEKIASLPNGVETPMTRNIEDKGVEFSGGQAQKLMLARAVYKNAPVLVLDEPTAALDALAENEVYESFAGLVQGKSAIFISHRLASTRFCDRIIFLADGKITAQGTHEELMAQGGGYAEMYRVQSKYYQKNLKSGDDHD, encoded by the coding sequence ATGGCTGAAAAACATCTGACATATTCTTTGTGGAACAACTTACACTGGTGGTGGGGAATTATGCGCCAAGAACGTCCTTGGATTAAATGGACACTTGTCGGTTATATCTGCCTTACCGCTATCGTATCGGTAATTAGTGTAATTATCCCGGCTTGGCTGGTCTCTTTGCTGGCGTCGCGCGCGCACTTTGCAAACTATGCCACAGTCGCTTTGGCGATGGCTGCCGCTTTGGCTGGTACTGTCGTGGCTCAGAACTTGTGTCTCTCATATGGACGCGATCTTAGCGGTGCAGTCCGATCTCGCGTCCTGCTGCAGATGCATAGTCGTGTCTTGTCAGTGCCTTATCAGCAATTAATCGAACCAAGTACCGAGAAACTTTACCATGAAGCATCGACCAATGGTACTTCTTGGACAATGGCTGGCGCTCAGGCAATCTTTTTCGGGCTTGAAGGTGTTCTGGCAGATAGTATCACGCTCTTGATTTTTGTGCTGACTTTAAGTGCTTTTACCCCTTGGCTATTTGTTTTGGTGTTGCTGGCGGCAGTAGCCAGTTATTTTGCTTTGCAATGGTTCCGTGCTTGGTACGACAAACATAAAAATATTTGGGCGGCTGACGAGAAACAGCAGGATTATCTCGAACGTACGGGTTATGCCAGTGAAAACGGCAAGGATGTCCGCCTTTATCATGTTCAAAGCTGGTACCACGCGCATCTGAACAAATTGATTCACGATCGTATGCAGTGGCAGCGCCGCAGTAGTAGGCGCGAGATGGTTAGCCGCATGATCGGGGAAGTGGCCGGATTGGTTAGAGACGCCGCGGCATATAGCTATTTAATCGCAGCTGTATTGGCTAAAACCCTCACTTTGGGCCAGTTCACGCTGTTGTTTTCTGTGACTAATCAGTTTGTGACACTAACCAATCAACTGCTGGAAGATATGCATATACTACAAAAGGCTAGTATTGATTTGCAGGATGTCAGGCGTTTTCTGGATACTGCCAAGGAGAAAAATCTGCCTCAATTATCAGCTGCGATGGCAAAACAGTTATCGAAAAGACCTATCACGATTAGTTTTGACCATGTGAACTTTACCTATCCGGAAGCGGATAAAGCGACATTGCAAGACGTAAGTTTTACGATGCACGCTGGTGAAAAATTGGCTTTGGTCGGTGTCAATGGCGCTGGCAAAAGCACGATCGTCAAATTAATGATCGGACTTTTTACGCCTGGCAGCGGCCGTATCACCATTAATGGCCTTAATGCGGCTATGATACCGCTGCAGGATCGCTATGATCTGTTTGCTCCGGTCTTTCAGGAAACAACACTGATAGCTGCTTCGGTCGCCAACAACATCGCGCTAACAAGCACGCCTGATTCTGCACGTGTTCAAACAGCTTTAGCAACGGCTGGTCTAACGGAAAAAATCGCCAGTCTGCCCAATGGGGTTGAGACCCCAATGACACGAAATATTGAAGATAAGGGTGTTGAATTTTCAGGCGGACAAGCACAGAAACTCATGCTGGCACGAGCAGTTTACAAGAATGCACCGGTATTGGTGCTTGATGAGCCGACTGCTGCCTTGGATGCGCTGGCTGAAAATGAGGTGTATGAAAGTTTTGCTGGATTAGTACAGGGGAAATCAGCTATTTTTATCTCACATCGTTTGGCGTCGACACGTTTTTGCGACCGGATTATTTTTTTGGCAGACGGCAAGATTACAGCACAAGGCACGCACGAAGAATTGATGGCCCAAGGCGGGGGCTACGCGGAAATGTATCGAGTACAAAGCAAATATTATCAAAAGAATCTGAAATCGGGTGATGACCATGACTAA
- the dtd gene encoding D-aminoacyl-tRNA deacylase: protein MRVLLQKVSSASVSIDKKVVSHIGKGFLLLVAVEDSDGAEEVAYLVHKIIKLRVFLDKKGKMNLSISDVAGSILSVSQFTLYADTRKGNRPSFTDAGQPAHAQAIYNDFNQALTATGIPLETGVFAADMAVKLVNDGPVTIMFDTDQR, encoded by the coding sequence ATGCGTGTTCTTTTACAGAAAGTTAGTTCAGCCAGCGTGTCAATTGATAAAAAAGTCGTTTCGCATATTGGAAAGGGCTTTTTATTATTAGTGGCTGTTGAAGATTCTGATGGTGCAGAAGAAGTGGCTTACCTAGTACATAAAATTATTAAACTGCGAGTATTCCTAGATAAAAAAGGCAAGATGAATTTATCGATTTCAGACGTTGCTGGTTCGATTTTGTCTGTGTCGCAATTTACTTTATATGCTGATACAAGAAAGGGCAATCGGCCAAGTTTTACTGATGCCGGACAGCCAGCGCATGCTCAGGCAATCTATAACGACTTCAATCAAGCATTGACTGCCACTGGTATTCCGCTAGAGACAGGTGTCTTCGCAGCTGATATGGCGGTTAAGTTAGTCAATGATGGCCCAGTTACGATCATGTTTGATACAGATCAACGATAA
- a CDS encoding sensor histidine kinase: protein MIALPYVWLLLATGEIHLWQSQRHWPLRLLGTGWMLVLALLVSLLSSWPQVVLTLAIALLLLFMTELISFFFTQQDAVFAIGLDQMMAQYSQEVQDLYANMRGWRHDYHDHLQALKAYLDDQHVAEARNYLDSLEERLDTVDTLIHSGNILLDAIMNAKLTLAEHAHIPTNAKVFVGTRPLIKDLDLVVIVGNLMDNALEAIEEQPDGEMRRLRVYIAILKQQLYISVTNSRPRDQTIDFHYASTKNDKRGLGIRRINKLVSKYGGMINRQYEDEVFVTEIAIPLAQSK, encoded by the coding sequence TTGATAGCTTTGCCTTATGTTTGGCTGCTGCTGGCAACGGGCGAAATTCATTTGTGGCAAAGCCAACGGCATTGGCCGCTGCGCCTACTAGGAACTGGATGGATGCTGGTACTAGCCCTTTTAGTATCTCTTTTGTCGAGCTGGCCGCAAGTTGTTTTGACTTTAGCGATTGCTTTGCTGCTGTTATTTATGACCGAACTTATTTCTTTTTTCTTTACGCAGCAGGATGCTGTTTTTGCCATTGGATTAGACCAGATGATGGCTCAGTATAGTCAGGAAGTGCAGGATTTGTATGCCAATATGCGCGGCTGGCGGCATGATTATCATGATCACTTGCAGGCTTTAAAAGCGTATCTGGATGATCAGCATGTCGCCGAAGCACGCAATTACCTGGATTCCCTCGAAGAACGCTTGGATACAGTAGATACACTGATCCATTCTGGCAACATTTTGCTGGATGCAATCATGAATGCAAAACTCACTTTAGCCGAACATGCACATATCCCAACCAATGCTAAGGTGTTTGTCGGCACAAGGCCTTTGATTAAGGATTTAGACTTGGTCGTGATTGTGGGAAATTTAATGGATAATGCCCTGGAAGCAATTGAAGAGCAGCCGGATGGCGAGATGCGGCGCCTGCGTGTTTATATCGCCATTTTGAAACAGCAGCTTTATATATCTGTGACGAATTCGCGCCCGCGCGATCAGACTATTGATTTTCATTATGCCTCGACCAAAAATGACAAACGCGGCCTTGGCATTCGCCGTATCAACAAACTGGTTTCTAAATATGGCGGTATGATCAACCGTCAATACGAAGACGAAGTTTTCGTGACGGAAATTGCCATACCACTTGCGCAGAGTAAATAA
- a CDS encoding LytR/AlgR family response regulator transcription factor: protein MLLAIIEDDERTRENNAELFAQASTTNFPVVVRSFSSAESYLFAAITPDLLVLDIRLTGADGMTLAKKIRQVDATVPLVFLSNYEEYVFEGYDVNALAYIMKPLTSGKVAHILHKVTKLKPPAGIVVKTDDGTRRINLFDLLAVEVLNHELLFHTQQGVIRSSGQLKDFSNLTKQGFVQVYRSVLVNLSFIRRLSPSLVDMADGTQYPLSRKQAAKVKQAFFTHYRKLADND from the coding sequence ATGCTGCTCGCAATCATTGAAGATGATGAACGCACACGTGAAAACAATGCTGAATTATTTGCCCAAGCAAGCACTACTAACTTTCCTGTTGTAGTACGTAGCTTTAGTTCGGCTGAATCCTATCTTTTCGCGGCCATTACGCCAGACTTACTAGTCTTAGATATTCGTTTAACCGGAGCAGATGGCATGACGCTGGCTAAGAAAATCCGGCAGGTCGATGCCACGGTACCGCTTGTTTTTCTTAGTAATTATGAGGAATATGTCTTTGAAGGTTACGATGTGAATGCATTGGCTTATATTATGAAGCCGCTTACTTCGGGTAAGGTGGCACATATTCTTCATAAAGTTACTAAGTTGAAGCCGCCTGCAGGCATTGTTGTGAAAACGGATGATGGAACCCGCCGGATTAATTTATTCGATTTACTGGCCGTTGAAGTTTTGAACCATGAGCTGTTGTTTCACACACAACAAGGTGTTATACGAAGCTCTGGGCAATTAAAGGATTTTTCGAATCTCACGAAACAAGGTTTTGTTCAAGTTTATCGGTCAGTACTTGTGAATCTCAGTTTTATCCGGCGTCTGTCTCCAAGCCTTGTCGATATGGCAGACGGTACGCAATATCCTTTGTCGCGGAAGCAAGCCGCTAAGGTGAAACAAGCCTTTTTTACACATTATCGAAAGCTGGCTGATAATGACTAG
- a CDS encoding ABC transporter ATP-binding protein, with amino-acid sequence MTNQKKNFGQKLWNIIRVVHTLDAKAVWLELAYAFAMLASPYLNIAFLGLLLIGLQRGFSNDHMLLLLAIFLGTRLFVTLITSWLEKLAADHETYVGQRLRAKTTEKLLSISYSDFESPEMREAYTGTKRGINMSGGLTSLLQNGFRDTFSLIISAIFAIGIFITLAQGHVRMSATAAGFFNGFHYPLTLVLLLAAPIGLGFWATKRGNIQQRKMIAGIIRENRVFGYFINFVDTFKHGELTRLYGADKLIKSQEEASNNRSWEDYWRGAIGSLLYALPPTILINLLVGALFALIGLQAFGGGIAIGTVLIAVGYFQQFMNAFNEFTGSVGWYLNMIDYLQYFSDFFSLPDAAESGSLPVEKRTDNDFAISFHDVSFKYPGSDAWALRHVNLDLHIGERLAIVGPNGSGKTTLIMLLTRLYAPTEGRITLNDIDIAKYEAKEYESLMGVVFQDFRLFAYSISENVAADSVPDKTHVWQALDVADIKKRVVALPKTIDTPLTTALSPDGVAVSGGEAQKIAIARAWYKNAPIVILDEPTAALDPISEYEIYQRFDDLIADKTAIYISHRMSSTRFSQRIIVFNQGQIVQDGTHDSLMAQPGLYRDLFNAQAKYYTDDRVASERANGDKKTNAVTG; translated from the coding sequence ATGACTAATCAGAAGAAAAATTTTGGACAAAAACTTTGGAATATTATTCGCGTTGTTCATACACTTGATGCTAAAGCAGTCTGGTTGGAATTGGCTTATGCCTTTGCAATGCTCGCCAGTCCATACCTGAATATCGCTTTTTTGGGACTATTGTTGATCGGCTTGCAGCGTGGGTTTTCAAATGATCATATGCTGCTGTTATTGGCAATCTTCCTGGGGACGCGTTTGTTTGTAACGCTTATTACCAGCTGGCTGGAAAAATTAGCCGCCGATCATGAGACTTATGTTGGTCAAAGATTGAGAGCTAAAACAACAGAAAAACTGCTTAGTATCAGTTATTCGGATTTTGAATCGCCGGAGATGCGTGAAGCATACACAGGAACTAAGCGCGGCATAAATATGAGTGGTGGTCTGACGTCATTATTGCAGAACGGTTTTAGGGATACTTTTTCCTTAATCATTTCGGCTATTTTCGCCATCGGAATCTTTATCACCTTGGCGCAGGGCCATGTGAGAATGAGTGCAACAGCTGCTGGTTTTTTCAATGGTTTCCATTATCCGTTGACCCTTGTGCTGCTGCTGGCTGCACCAATCGGATTAGGCTTCTGGGCGACTAAACGCGGCAACATCCAACAGCGTAAAATGATTGCCGGCATTATTCGAGAAAATCGTGTATTTGGTTATTTTATTAATTTTGTTGATACCTTTAAACACGGTGAATTAACACGGCTTTATGGTGCAGATAAGTTGATCAAATCCCAAGAAGAGGCCTCTAATAACAGGAGCTGGGAAGATTATTGGCGGGGAGCAATCGGTTCGCTCCTTTATGCCTTGCCGCCTACTATTCTGATTAATCTTTTAGTTGGTGCCTTGTTTGCCTTGATTGGACTGCAAGCCTTTGGCGGTGGTATTGCGATCGGCACAGTTTTGATTGCTGTCGGCTATTTTCAACAATTTATGAATGCCTTTAATGAATTTACAGGCAGTGTTGGCTGGTATCTGAATATGATTGATTATCTGCAATACTTTAGTGATTTCTTTTCTCTACCCGACGCGGCAGAATCGGGCAGTTTACCGGTCGAAAAACGAACCGATAATGATTTTGCTATCAGTTTTCATGATGTGTCTTTCAAATATCCCGGTAGCGATGCCTGGGCACTGAGGCATGTGAATTTAGATCTGCATATTGGAGAACGTCTGGCAATTGTCGGACCCAATGGATCTGGTAAGACGACATTAATTATGCTCTTGACGCGTTTGTATGCGCCGACTGAGGGAAGGATTACGCTTAATGATATTGATATAGCCAAGTATGAAGCTAAAGAATATGAGAGCCTGATGGGTGTTGTTTTCCAAGATTTTCGTCTATTCGCCTATAGTATTTCCGAAAACGTGGCCGCGGATTCTGTCCCTGACAAAACGCATGTCTGGCAAGCTCTTGATGTTGCAGATATTAAAAAACGAGTCGTCGCATTGCCCAAGACGATCGATACGCCGCTAACAACAGCTTTATCTCCTGATGGTGTCGCGGTGTCGGGCGGAGAAGCACAAAAAATCGCGATTGCCCGGGCTTGGTATAAAAATGCGCCTATTGTCATACTAGATGAGCCGACTGCAGCTTTGGATCCAATTTCTGAATATGAAATTTATCAGCGTTTTGATGACCTGATCGCCGATAAGACAGCAATTTATATTTCGCATCGCATGAGTTCGACGCGTTTTTCCCAACGAATTATTGTCTTTAATCAAGGACAGATTGTCCAAGATGGGACGCATGATTCTTTGATGGCACAGCCGGGCTTGTATCGAGATCTCTTCAATGCACAAGCAAAATACTATACGGATGATCGAGTTGCGTCCGAACGCGCCAATGGCGACAAAAAGACAAATGCTGTGACTGGTTGA